From the genome of Labedella gwakjiensis:
ATCTCCCCGGTTCCGGCACGGGTGGCCGATGCGCCCGGAGTGGGGTCGGCTGCGGGTGTCGAGCACGCCGTGAGGAGACTCGCGGCGGCGACGACGATCACCGTGATCGCGCGGAGACGGTGGGGTGTGGGCATCGCGGACCTCCGTTCATAACGTTTATGTTGCCGTGGGCCACATATGTGTTGCGCTCGGCGGATGTGTGACGTAACGTGGCAGTCATCGATCGTCGAAGCGTTTCAACGATCGCCTCCCCGAACCCTCACGGTGCCAGACAACGGAGTCGCCATGACCACCATCCACGACGTCGCTCGTGCCGCCGGTGTGTCCATCAGCACGGTCTCCTACGCCCTCAGCGGCAAGCGGTCCATCGCCGAGACGACGCGCCGACGCGTCACCGACGCGGCGAGCAAGCTCGGCTACCAGCCCCACGCCGGCGCCCGCATGATGGCGGGGACGCGCACCCAGATCTTCGCCGTCACCGCCCCGCTGCGACACGACACGTACGCGCCGGCACACATGGCGTTCGTGCTCGCCGTGGCCACGGCCGCTCGTCGACACGACTACGACATCCTGCTCCTCACCGAGGACGAGGCCACCAAGGGCCTCGCCCGCGTGGCCTCCAGTCGGCTCGTCGACGGCATCATCGTGCTCGACGTGTCCGCCCGAGACGAGCGCGTCGACCTCGTCCGTTCCCTGGGTCTGCCGACGGTCCTCGTGGGCATCCCCGACGACACGACGGACCTCGCGTGCGTCGACCTCGATTTCGAGGCCGCCACCCGGCTGGCCGTCGACCGGCTGACGGCACTCGGCCACCGTCGCATCGCCCACATCGGTCACCCCGAGGAGATCTACGAGCGCGGCTCGAACTTCCCCCTCCGCGTCCGTGCCGAGTTCGGTGCGTACACCGAGGCGATGGGCCTCCACGGGGAGTTCGTCACCACGGAGACGGACGGCGCGTCGGTGCGCGCCACCGTGCAGGCGCTGCTCGAGGCGGACGAGCCGCCGTCGGCGCTCATCCTGCACGCGCAGGAGTCGGTCCAGGCGGCGGTCCTCGGTTATCTCGCCGAGCGCGGCATCAGCGTTCCGGCGGATCTCTCCGTGATCTCCCTCGGCTCCACGTTCGACACGAGCCGCTTCGAGCCGGCGATCGACGTGATCCCCCTGATCGCGACGGCCACATGCGACGTCGCCGTCGACCTCCTCATCGACTCCCTTCCGTTCCCCCCGTCCCCCCGCGTGCAGTACGTCGCGCCGGAGTATCGATCGTTCGACTCGATCGCTCCGCCCCCCTGACCGACCCGACCAGAGACCGGAAACGGCTTCGACAGTCTTTCGAAACTGTCGAAACGCTTCGACTCACCCCAGGCGCGCGGTGCGCCTTCCGTTCCACCGCATTTTCTCCAGAGAGGTAGGAAAATGAAGCACAGCAAGAAGATCACGGGGGCCGCGCTGCTCGCAGCCAGCGCCCTCGTCCTGTCCGGCTGCTCCGGCAGCTCCAGCGGAGGCGAGGACGACAACGTCCTCACCCTCTGGCACTTCGAGAGCGAGACCAGCGCGATGGGAATCGCCTGGGACGAGGCCATCAAGACGTTCGAGGAGGAGACGGGCGCGACGGTCGAGTTCGAAGCCAAGGCCTTCGAGCAGATCCGCTCCACCGCGAGCCAGGTCCTGAACTCCGACGAGGCCCCCGACATCCTCGAGTACAACAAGGGCAACGCGACGGCCGGCCTCCTCGCCAGCCAGGGTCTGCTCTCCTCGATGGACGACGCGTACGAGGAGTACGGCTGGGCCGACAAGCTCGCTCCGTCGCTCCAGACCACCGCGCGCTACGACGAGAGCGGCATCATGGGCTCGGGCAGCTACTACGGCGTCCCGAACTACGGTGAGTTCGTCGAGGTGTACTACAACGTCGACATGTTCGAGGAGGCCGGGCTCGAGATCCCGACCACCATCGACGAGTTCGAGGACGTCATGCAGGCGTTCGTCGACGAGGGCGTCACTCCCCTCGCCGAGTCGGCCGCGGAGTACCCGCTCGGTCAGCTCTGGTACCAGCTCGCCCTCTCGAAGGCCGACCGCGACTGGGTCGACGCGTACCAGCTCTACACCGACGACGTCGACTTCGAGGACGAGCAGATCAGCTACGCCACGGAGACCGTGAAGGACTGGACCGACAAGGGCTACATCAGCGCCGACG
Proteins encoded in this window:
- a CDS encoding LacI family DNA-binding transcriptional regulator, which translates into the protein MTTIHDVARAAGVSISTVSYALSGKRSIAETTRRRVTDAASKLGYQPHAGARMMAGTRTQIFAVTAPLRHDTYAPAHMAFVLAVATAARRHDYDILLLTEDEATKGLARVASSRLVDGIIVLDVSARDERVDLVRSLGLPTVLVGIPDDTTDLACVDLDFEAATRLAVDRLTALGHRRIAHIGHPEEIYERGSNFPLRVRAEFGAYTEAMGLHGEFVTTETDGASVRATVQALLEADEPPSALILHAQESVQAAVLGYLAERGISVPADLSVISLGSTFDTSRFEPAIDVIPLIATATCDVAVDLLIDSLPFPPSPRVQYVAPEYRSFDSIAPPP
- a CDS encoding ABC transporter substrate-binding protein, with the translated sequence MKHSKKITGAALLAASALVLSGCSGSSSGGEDDNVLTLWHFESETSAMGIAWDEAIKTFEEETGATVEFEAKAFEQIRSTASQVLNSDEAPDILEYNKGNATAGLLASQGLLSSMDDAYEEYGWADKLAPSLQTTARYDESGIMGSGSYYGVPNYGEFVEVYYNVDMFEEAGLEIPTTIDEFEDVMQAFVDEGVTPLAESAAEYPLGQLWYQLALSKADRDWVDAYQLYTDDVDFEDEQISYATETVKDWTDKGYISADATGLKAEDAGTSFINGTYPIFFSGSWWHNRFTTEISDFDFGTFLFPESEMAPGSAGNMWVIPERAQNKDLAAEFIDITMRPEIQALIGNNGGVPVAADPADITDEKSAELIANFNTLTERDGLAFYPDWPTATFYDDLNAGLQELLNGTLSPAEVQQQLGEKYQSGVDDIVG